In Anabas testudineus chromosome 12, fAnaTes1.2, whole genome shotgun sequence, one genomic interval encodes:
- the golga2 gene encoding golgin subfamily A member 2 isoform X1 has product MADQSRQTKLAAAKKKLKEFQQKSSPASVGGEKSGGGGGGAGAKKKRKVKELSQLDASAAERNSPDNTFAEVEAMGSSVPQLLEDPIVEPGRDSSVSNSASANTTNNPESVAHNIDLQDYPDTNGNESLTEENRPLSSTESLRQLSQQLNGLVSESTAAYVNGDSTPSVSERDLESRNQELAAALESTSLTNSQLKTKLDQLAQQSQELSDQLQKERKEFEQKFSKEQGAMREQLQVHIQTIGILVSEKTELQTALQYTQQAARQKTAEAEELNNRLQATKQRVSELERTLSSVSSQQKQFEKHNKDVEKERDNLRLEVFRLTNLSEESKQQSSELSEQLKLSTQENGAMRLEVEDLHKRLEIAELMLQQCSNQSDPTSANQQVQLLLGEKQQLEAHNHQLMESIAHLKTERDCYAEQIQEEGRRWKDKTEQLLTQVSLVAEERDRNINRVQELEASIAELKNAAALLSQEKEAQEDAELQPSQPSENEVSLHDTINSLQQEKEAITAQYQAQLRDNEQLSRLCAEQETRLGELERQVESQVQEAEDRRRMLEDVQSDKATISRALTQNRTLKDQLAELQNGFVKLTNENMELTTAIQSEQHVKKELARRMGELQEELHNFKEQLEMKNQEARNLMEQKDQVVAHLQQYCAGYQALVSEREQLHKQFLQQSQLMDRLQHDESQGRVQLEISHSQLKQAQDHLEQLVRDNEQLKTEVRELLNSSALSTSPRDQGDGVEDQSLQESPKLSSSIVIPEDFESQKEMEEFIRGALAQLETERDEAKRQLEEEHRLHMAARQQAALALSLEHQHYSHRPVQDHHHEHDHTQDQHSHCEHSHEHSEGGVPVEIHQALQAAMEKLQHRFTSLMQEKADLKERVEELEHRCIQLSGETDTIGEYIALYQSQRAIMKQKHQEKEQYISMLAQDKEEMKAKLAELQDLVMRLVAERNDWYNRYTGAVAGAGSVNPDLLPVGEDHTHPEHQAHIHSELDAFSGAEAMEVIPLSEPAKGLEAHTSTGSVQSDSKLLVPKEDGTAQQIMQLLQEIQNPQGALRSPHFLGENPCIPFFYRPDEQDEVKILVV; this is encoded by the exons ATGGCCGACCAgagcaggcaaacaaaactcgCTGCAGCtaagaaaaag CTGAAGGAGTTTCAGCAGAAGAGCTCCCCTGCTAGTGTGGGAGGAGaaaagagtggaggaggaggtggcggaGCAGGGgccaagaagaagaggaaagtgaaGGAACTGAGCCAGCTCGATGCatctgcagcagaaagaaactCCCCAGACAAT ACCTTTGCTGAAGTTGAGGCCATGGGGTCTTCAGTTCCTCAGCTGCTGGAAGACCCAATTGTCGAGCCTGGTCGTGACTCATCTGTGTCTAACTCTGCTAGTGCTAACACTACTAATAACCCTGAGTCAGTTGCTCACAACATTGACCTGCAG gattACCCTGATACCAATGGCAATGAGAGtttaacagaagaaaatag GCCACTATCTTCCACAGAGAGCTTGCGGCAGCTCTCACAACAACTGAATGGACTAGTCTCTGAG TCAACTGCTGCATATGTGAATGGGGACAGTACGCCCTCTGTCAGTGAGAGAGATCTGGAG AGTCGGAACCAGGAGCTGGCAGCCGCCCTGGAGTCCACCAGCCTAACAAACTCTCAGCTCAAAACCAAGCTTGACCAGCTG GCACAACAATCTCAGGAGCTCTCAGATCAGCTTCAAAAg GAGCGAAAAGAATTTGAGCAGAAATTTTCAAAAGAGCAGGGAGCCATGCGGGAGCAATTACAG GTTCACATCCAAACTATTGGCATACTGGTATCAGAAAAGACAGAGCTACAAACAGCACTACAATACACACAACAAGCTGCACGACAGAAAACAG CCGAGGCAGAGGAGTTGAACAACCGTCTGCAGGCAACAAAGCAGAGGGTGTCAGAGCTGGAGAGAActctttcttctgtctcatcacagcagaaacagtttgaaaag cacaaTAAAGATGTTGAAAAGGAAAGAGACAATCTACGGCTAGAGGTGTTTAGACTAAC CAATTTGAGTGAGGAGTCAaagcagcagagctcagagtTGTCAGAGCAGTTGAAACTGAGTACACAGGAGAATGGAGCGATGAGGCTTGAGGTGGAAGATCTTCACAAGAGGCTTGAGATAGCTGAGCTCATGTTGCAACAG TGCTCCAATCAGTCAGATCCTACCAGTGCAAACCAGCAGGTCCAGTTACTGCTGGGAGAGAAGCAACAGCTGGAGGCACACAATCACCAG CTGATGGAGTCGATCGCCCATCTGAAGACTGAGAGGGACTGCTATGCTGAGCAGATCCAGGAGGAGGGCCGTAGATGGAAggacaaaacagaacagttgTTGACACAG GTGTCATTGGTtgcagaggagagggacagaaacATCAACAGAGTCCAAGAACTGGAAGCCAGCATTGCAGAGCTAAAAAATGCTGCAG CATTACTGTCCCAGGAGAAAGAGGCTCAGGAGGATGCAGAACTTCAGCCTTCACAACCATCAGAGAATGAGGTGTCTCTCCACGACACCATCAACAGTCTCCAACAGGAAAAAGAAGCCATTACTGCGCAGTACCAAGCACAG CTGCGAGATAATGAGCAGCTGAGCCGCTTGTGTGCAGAGCAGGAGACACGTTTGGGGGAGTTGGAGCGGCAGGTGGAAAGTCAAGTCCAGGAGGCAGAGGACCGTCGACGCATGCTGGAGGATGTCCAGTCAGACAAGGCTACTATTAGCCGTGCACTCACCCAGAATCGTACGCTGAAAGACCAGCTGGCTGAGCTGCAGAATGGTTTTGTCAAACTG ACTAATGAGAACATGGAGCTGACCACTGCAATCCAGTCAGAGCAACATGTAAAAAAGGAGCTGGCTCGCAGGATGGGTGAACTGCAAGAGGAACTGCACAATTTCAAGGAACAG ctggaaatgaaaaatcagGAGGCTCGGAATTTAATGGAGCAGAAGGACCAGGTAGTAGCCCACCTACAGCAGTACTGTGCTGGCTATCAGGCCTTGGTCTCAGAGAGAGAACAGCTCCACAAACAGTTTCTGCAGCAGAGCCAGCTCATGGACCGACTGCAGCACGATGAAAGCCAGGGCCGAGTACAGCTGGAGATCAGTCACAGTCAGCTCAAACAAGCACAG GACCATTTGGAGCAGTTGGTCAGAGACAATGAGCAGCTGAAGACTGAGGTGAGGGAGCTTCTCAACAGCTCAGCTCTATCCACATCACCCAGAGATCAAG GAGATGGTGTGGAAGACCAGTCATTACAAGAGAGTCCAAAGTTGTCTTCTTCCATAGTCATCCCAGAAGACTTCGAGAGCCAGAAAGAGATG GAGGAGTTTATCCGTGGAGCTTTGGCTCAGTTGGAGACTGAGAGAGATGAGGCCAAAAGACAACTTGAGGAGGAGCACAGACTCCACATGGCAGCTCGGCAACAAGCTGCCTTGGCCCTCAGCCTTGAGCACCAACACTACAGCCACAGACCTGTTCAGGACCATCATCATGAGCATGATCACACTCAGGACCAGCACAGTCACTGTGAACACAGCCATGAGCATTCAG AAGGAGGAGTACCAGTGGAAATTCATCAGGCCCTGCAGGCTGCAATGGAGAAACTTCAGCATCGTTTTACCTCCCTCATGCAAGAGAAAGCTGATCTGAAGGAGCgggtggaggagctggagcacCGTTGCATCCAACTCTCTGGAGAGACCGACACTATAG GAGAGTACATAGCCCTGTATCAGAGTCAGCGCGCCATCATGAAGCAGAAACACCAGGAGAAGGAGCAGTACATCAGCATGCTGGCCCAGGACAAGGAGGAGATGAAG GCAAAGCTGGCAGAGCTGCAGGATCTGGTGATGAGGCTGGTGGCTGAGAGGAACGATTGGTACAACCGCTACACTGGAGCTGTAGCCGGTGCTGGCTCAGTGAATCCTGATCTTCTACCTGTTGGGGAGGACCACACTCACCCAGAGCACCAAGCTCATATACACTCTGAGCTTGATGCTTTCAGTGGGGCAG AAGCCATGGAGGTCATTCCTCTGTCAGAGCCCGCCAAAGGTCTGGAAGCCCACACTTCTACTGGGTCAGTTCAGAGTGACTCCAAGCTGCTGGTGCCCAAAGAGGACGGCACGGCCCAGCAGATCATGCAGCTGCTCCAGGAGATCCAGAATCCCCAGGGAGCACTAAGATCACCCCACTTCCTCGGGGAAAACCCCTGCATCCCTTTCTTCTACCGGCCTGATGAACAGGATGAAGTCAAGATCCTGGTGGTGTGA
- the golga2 gene encoding golgin subfamily A member 2 isoform X3, whose product MADQSRQTKLAAAKKKLKEFQQKSSPASVGGEKSGGGGGGAGAKKKRKVKELSQLDASAAERNSPDNDYPDTNGNESLTEENRPLSSTESLRQLSQQLNGLVSESTAAYVNGDSTPSVSERDLESRNQELAAALESTSLTNSQLKTKLDQLAQQSQELSDQLQKERKEFEQKFSKEQGAMREQLQVHIQTIGILVSEKTELQTALQYTQQAARQKTAEAEELNNRLQATKQRVSELERTLSSVSSQQKQFEKHNKDVEKERDNLRLEVFRLTNLSEESKQQSSELSEQLKLSTQENGAMRLEVEDLHKRLEIAELMLQQCSNQSDPTSANQQVQLLLGEKQQLEAHNHQLMESIAHLKTERDCYAEQIQEEGRRWKDKTEQLLTQVSLVAEERDRNINRVQELEASIAELKNAAALLSQEKEAQEDAELQPSQPSENEVSLHDTINSLQQEKEAITAQYQAQLRDNEQLSRLCAEQETRLGELERQVESQVQEAEDRRRMLEDVQSDKATISRALTQNRTLKDQLAELQNGFVKLTNENMELTTAIQSEQHVKKELARRMGELQEELHNFKEQLEMKNQEARNLMEQKDQVVAHLQQYCAGYQALVSEREQLHKQFLQQSQLMDRLQHDESQGRVQLEISHSQLKQAQDHLEQLVRDNEQLKTEVRELLNSSALSTSPRDQGDGVEDQSLQESPKLSSSIVIPEDFESQKEMEEFIRGALAQLETERDEAKRQLEEEHRLHMAARQQAALALSLEHQHYSHRPVQDHHHEHDHTQDQHSHCEHSHEHSEGGVPVEIHQALQAAMEKLQHRFTSLMQEKADLKERVEELEHRCIQLSGETDTIGEYIALYQSQRAIMKQKHQEKEQYISMLAQDKEEMKAKLAELQDLVMRLVAERNDWYNRYTGAVAGAGSVNPDLLPVGEDHTHPEHQAHIHSELDAFSGAEAMEVIPLSEPAKGLEAHTSTGSVQSDSKLLVPKEDGTAQQIMQLLQEIQNPQGALRSPHFLGENPCIPFFYRPDEQDEVKILVV is encoded by the exons ATGGCCGACCAgagcaggcaaacaaaactcgCTGCAGCtaagaaaaag CTGAAGGAGTTTCAGCAGAAGAGCTCCCCTGCTAGTGTGGGAGGAGaaaagagtggaggaggaggtggcggaGCAGGGgccaagaagaagaggaaagtgaaGGAACTGAGCCAGCTCGATGCatctgcagcagaaagaaactCCCCAGACAAT gattACCCTGATACCAATGGCAATGAGAGtttaacagaagaaaatag GCCACTATCTTCCACAGAGAGCTTGCGGCAGCTCTCACAACAACTGAATGGACTAGTCTCTGAG TCAACTGCTGCATATGTGAATGGGGACAGTACGCCCTCTGTCAGTGAGAGAGATCTGGAG AGTCGGAACCAGGAGCTGGCAGCCGCCCTGGAGTCCACCAGCCTAACAAACTCTCAGCTCAAAACCAAGCTTGACCAGCTG GCACAACAATCTCAGGAGCTCTCAGATCAGCTTCAAAAg GAGCGAAAAGAATTTGAGCAGAAATTTTCAAAAGAGCAGGGAGCCATGCGGGAGCAATTACAG GTTCACATCCAAACTATTGGCATACTGGTATCAGAAAAGACAGAGCTACAAACAGCACTACAATACACACAACAAGCTGCACGACAGAAAACAG CCGAGGCAGAGGAGTTGAACAACCGTCTGCAGGCAACAAAGCAGAGGGTGTCAGAGCTGGAGAGAActctttcttctgtctcatcacagcagaaacagtttgaaaag cacaaTAAAGATGTTGAAAAGGAAAGAGACAATCTACGGCTAGAGGTGTTTAGACTAAC CAATTTGAGTGAGGAGTCAaagcagcagagctcagagtTGTCAGAGCAGTTGAAACTGAGTACACAGGAGAATGGAGCGATGAGGCTTGAGGTGGAAGATCTTCACAAGAGGCTTGAGATAGCTGAGCTCATGTTGCAACAG TGCTCCAATCAGTCAGATCCTACCAGTGCAAACCAGCAGGTCCAGTTACTGCTGGGAGAGAAGCAACAGCTGGAGGCACACAATCACCAG CTGATGGAGTCGATCGCCCATCTGAAGACTGAGAGGGACTGCTATGCTGAGCAGATCCAGGAGGAGGGCCGTAGATGGAAggacaaaacagaacagttgTTGACACAG GTGTCATTGGTtgcagaggagagggacagaaacATCAACAGAGTCCAAGAACTGGAAGCCAGCATTGCAGAGCTAAAAAATGCTGCAG CATTACTGTCCCAGGAGAAAGAGGCTCAGGAGGATGCAGAACTTCAGCCTTCACAACCATCAGAGAATGAGGTGTCTCTCCACGACACCATCAACAGTCTCCAACAGGAAAAAGAAGCCATTACTGCGCAGTACCAAGCACAG CTGCGAGATAATGAGCAGCTGAGCCGCTTGTGTGCAGAGCAGGAGACACGTTTGGGGGAGTTGGAGCGGCAGGTGGAAAGTCAAGTCCAGGAGGCAGAGGACCGTCGACGCATGCTGGAGGATGTCCAGTCAGACAAGGCTACTATTAGCCGTGCACTCACCCAGAATCGTACGCTGAAAGACCAGCTGGCTGAGCTGCAGAATGGTTTTGTCAAACTG ACTAATGAGAACATGGAGCTGACCACTGCAATCCAGTCAGAGCAACATGTAAAAAAGGAGCTGGCTCGCAGGATGGGTGAACTGCAAGAGGAACTGCACAATTTCAAGGAACAG ctggaaatgaaaaatcagGAGGCTCGGAATTTAATGGAGCAGAAGGACCAGGTAGTAGCCCACCTACAGCAGTACTGTGCTGGCTATCAGGCCTTGGTCTCAGAGAGAGAACAGCTCCACAAACAGTTTCTGCAGCAGAGCCAGCTCATGGACCGACTGCAGCACGATGAAAGCCAGGGCCGAGTACAGCTGGAGATCAGTCACAGTCAGCTCAAACAAGCACAG GACCATTTGGAGCAGTTGGTCAGAGACAATGAGCAGCTGAAGACTGAGGTGAGGGAGCTTCTCAACAGCTCAGCTCTATCCACATCACCCAGAGATCAAG GAGATGGTGTGGAAGACCAGTCATTACAAGAGAGTCCAAAGTTGTCTTCTTCCATAGTCATCCCAGAAGACTTCGAGAGCCAGAAAGAGATG GAGGAGTTTATCCGTGGAGCTTTGGCTCAGTTGGAGACTGAGAGAGATGAGGCCAAAAGACAACTTGAGGAGGAGCACAGACTCCACATGGCAGCTCGGCAACAAGCTGCCTTGGCCCTCAGCCTTGAGCACCAACACTACAGCCACAGACCTGTTCAGGACCATCATCATGAGCATGATCACACTCAGGACCAGCACAGTCACTGTGAACACAGCCATGAGCATTCAG AAGGAGGAGTACCAGTGGAAATTCATCAGGCCCTGCAGGCTGCAATGGAGAAACTTCAGCATCGTTTTACCTCCCTCATGCAAGAGAAAGCTGATCTGAAGGAGCgggtggaggagctggagcacCGTTGCATCCAACTCTCTGGAGAGACCGACACTATAG GAGAGTACATAGCCCTGTATCAGAGTCAGCGCGCCATCATGAAGCAGAAACACCAGGAGAAGGAGCAGTACATCAGCATGCTGGCCCAGGACAAGGAGGAGATGAAG GCAAAGCTGGCAGAGCTGCAGGATCTGGTGATGAGGCTGGTGGCTGAGAGGAACGATTGGTACAACCGCTACACTGGAGCTGTAGCCGGTGCTGGCTCAGTGAATCCTGATCTTCTACCTGTTGGGGAGGACCACACTCACCCAGAGCACCAAGCTCATATACACTCTGAGCTTGATGCTTTCAGTGGGGCAG AAGCCATGGAGGTCATTCCTCTGTCAGAGCCCGCCAAAGGTCTGGAAGCCCACACTTCTACTGGGTCAGTTCAGAGTGACTCCAAGCTGCTGGTGCCCAAAGAGGACGGCACGGCCCAGCAGATCATGCAGCTGCTCCAGGAGATCCAGAATCCCCAGGGAGCACTAAGATCACCCCACTTCCTCGGGGAAAACCCCTGCATCCCTTTCTTCTACCGGCCTGATGAACAGGATGAAGTCAAGATCCTGGTGGTGTGA
- the golga2 gene encoding golgin subfamily A member 2 isoform X2, whose product MADQSRQTKLAAAKKKLKEFQQKSSPASVGGEKSGGGGGGAGAKKKRKVKELSQLDASAAERNSPDNTFAEVEAMGSSVPQLLEDPIVEPGRDSSVSNSASANTTNNPESVAHNIDLQDYPDTNGNESLTEENRPLSSTESLRQLSQQLNGLVSESTAAYVNGDSTPSVSERDLESRNQELAAALESTSLTNSQLKTKLDQLAQQSQELSDQLQKERKEFEQKFSKEQGAMREQLQVHIQTIGILVSEKTELQTALQYTQQAARQKTAEAEELNNRLQATKQRVSELERTLSSVSSQQKQFEKHNKDVEKERDNLRLEVFRLTNLSEESKQQSSELSEQLKLSTQENGAMRLEVEDLHKRLEIAELMLQQCSNQSDPTSANQQVQLLLGEKQQLEAHNHQLMESIAHLKTERDCYAEQIQEEGRRWKDKTEQLLTQVSLVAEERDRNINRVQELEASIAELKNAAALLSQEKEAQEDAELQPSQPSENEVSLHDTINSLQQEKEAITAQYQAQLRDNEQLSRLCAEQETRLGELERQVESQVQEAEDRRRMLEDVQSDKATISRALTQNRTLKDQLAELQNGFVKLTNENMELTTAIQSEQHVKKELARRMGELQEELHNFKEQLEMKNQEARNLMEQKDQVVAHLQQYCAGYQALVSEREQLHKQFLQQSQLMDRLQHDESQGRVQLEISHSQLKQAQDHLEQLVRDNEQLKTEVRELLNSSALSTSPRDQGDGVEDQSLQESPKLSSSIVIPEDFESQKEMEEFIRGALAQLETERDEAKRQLEEEHRLHMAARQQAALALSLEHQHYSHRPVQDHHHEHDHTQDQHSHCEHSHEHSGGVPVEIHQALQAAMEKLQHRFTSLMQEKADLKERVEELEHRCIQLSGETDTIGEYIALYQSQRAIMKQKHQEKEQYISMLAQDKEEMKAKLAELQDLVMRLVAERNDWYNRYTGAVAGAGSVNPDLLPVGEDHTHPEHQAHIHSELDAFSGAEAMEVIPLSEPAKGLEAHTSTGSVQSDSKLLVPKEDGTAQQIMQLLQEIQNPQGALRSPHFLGENPCIPFFYRPDEQDEVKILVV is encoded by the exons ATGGCCGACCAgagcaggcaaacaaaactcgCTGCAGCtaagaaaaag CTGAAGGAGTTTCAGCAGAAGAGCTCCCCTGCTAGTGTGGGAGGAGaaaagagtggaggaggaggtggcggaGCAGGGgccaagaagaagaggaaagtgaaGGAACTGAGCCAGCTCGATGCatctgcagcagaaagaaactCCCCAGACAAT ACCTTTGCTGAAGTTGAGGCCATGGGGTCTTCAGTTCCTCAGCTGCTGGAAGACCCAATTGTCGAGCCTGGTCGTGACTCATCTGTGTCTAACTCTGCTAGTGCTAACACTACTAATAACCCTGAGTCAGTTGCTCACAACATTGACCTGCAG gattACCCTGATACCAATGGCAATGAGAGtttaacagaagaaaatag GCCACTATCTTCCACAGAGAGCTTGCGGCAGCTCTCACAACAACTGAATGGACTAGTCTCTGAG TCAACTGCTGCATATGTGAATGGGGACAGTACGCCCTCTGTCAGTGAGAGAGATCTGGAG AGTCGGAACCAGGAGCTGGCAGCCGCCCTGGAGTCCACCAGCCTAACAAACTCTCAGCTCAAAACCAAGCTTGACCAGCTG GCACAACAATCTCAGGAGCTCTCAGATCAGCTTCAAAAg GAGCGAAAAGAATTTGAGCAGAAATTTTCAAAAGAGCAGGGAGCCATGCGGGAGCAATTACAG GTTCACATCCAAACTATTGGCATACTGGTATCAGAAAAGACAGAGCTACAAACAGCACTACAATACACACAACAAGCTGCACGACAGAAAACAG CCGAGGCAGAGGAGTTGAACAACCGTCTGCAGGCAACAAAGCAGAGGGTGTCAGAGCTGGAGAGAActctttcttctgtctcatcacagcagaaacagtttgaaaag cacaaTAAAGATGTTGAAAAGGAAAGAGACAATCTACGGCTAGAGGTGTTTAGACTAAC CAATTTGAGTGAGGAGTCAaagcagcagagctcagagtTGTCAGAGCAGTTGAAACTGAGTACACAGGAGAATGGAGCGATGAGGCTTGAGGTGGAAGATCTTCACAAGAGGCTTGAGATAGCTGAGCTCATGTTGCAACAG TGCTCCAATCAGTCAGATCCTACCAGTGCAAACCAGCAGGTCCAGTTACTGCTGGGAGAGAAGCAACAGCTGGAGGCACACAATCACCAG CTGATGGAGTCGATCGCCCATCTGAAGACTGAGAGGGACTGCTATGCTGAGCAGATCCAGGAGGAGGGCCGTAGATGGAAggacaaaacagaacagttgTTGACACAG GTGTCATTGGTtgcagaggagagggacagaaacATCAACAGAGTCCAAGAACTGGAAGCCAGCATTGCAGAGCTAAAAAATGCTGCAG CATTACTGTCCCAGGAGAAAGAGGCTCAGGAGGATGCAGAACTTCAGCCTTCACAACCATCAGAGAATGAGGTGTCTCTCCACGACACCATCAACAGTCTCCAACAGGAAAAAGAAGCCATTACTGCGCAGTACCAAGCACAG CTGCGAGATAATGAGCAGCTGAGCCGCTTGTGTGCAGAGCAGGAGACACGTTTGGGGGAGTTGGAGCGGCAGGTGGAAAGTCAAGTCCAGGAGGCAGAGGACCGTCGACGCATGCTGGAGGATGTCCAGTCAGACAAGGCTACTATTAGCCGTGCACTCACCCAGAATCGTACGCTGAAAGACCAGCTGGCTGAGCTGCAGAATGGTTTTGTCAAACTG ACTAATGAGAACATGGAGCTGACCACTGCAATCCAGTCAGAGCAACATGTAAAAAAGGAGCTGGCTCGCAGGATGGGTGAACTGCAAGAGGAACTGCACAATTTCAAGGAACAG ctggaaatgaaaaatcagGAGGCTCGGAATTTAATGGAGCAGAAGGACCAGGTAGTAGCCCACCTACAGCAGTACTGTGCTGGCTATCAGGCCTTGGTCTCAGAGAGAGAACAGCTCCACAAACAGTTTCTGCAGCAGAGCCAGCTCATGGACCGACTGCAGCACGATGAAAGCCAGGGCCGAGTACAGCTGGAGATCAGTCACAGTCAGCTCAAACAAGCACAG GACCATTTGGAGCAGTTGGTCAGAGACAATGAGCAGCTGAAGACTGAGGTGAGGGAGCTTCTCAACAGCTCAGCTCTATCCACATCACCCAGAGATCAAG GAGATGGTGTGGAAGACCAGTCATTACAAGAGAGTCCAAAGTTGTCTTCTTCCATAGTCATCCCAGAAGACTTCGAGAGCCAGAAAGAGATG GAGGAGTTTATCCGTGGAGCTTTGGCTCAGTTGGAGACTGAGAGAGATGAGGCCAAAAGACAACTTGAGGAGGAGCACAGACTCCACATGGCAGCTCGGCAACAAGCTGCCTTGGCCCTCAGCCTTGAGCACCAACACTACAGCCACAGACCTGTTCAGGACCATCATCATGAGCATGATCACACTCAGGACCAGCACAGTCACTGTGAACACAGCCATGAGCATTCAG GAGGAGTACCAGTGGAAATTCATCAGGCCCTGCAGGCTGCAATGGAGAAACTTCAGCATCGTTTTACCTCCCTCATGCAAGAGAAAGCTGATCTGAAGGAGCgggtggaggagctggagcacCGTTGCATCCAACTCTCTGGAGAGACCGACACTATAG GAGAGTACATAGCCCTGTATCAGAGTCAGCGCGCCATCATGAAGCAGAAACACCAGGAGAAGGAGCAGTACATCAGCATGCTGGCCCAGGACAAGGAGGAGATGAAG GCAAAGCTGGCAGAGCTGCAGGATCTGGTGATGAGGCTGGTGGCTGAGAGGAACGATTGGTACAACCGCTACACTGGAGCTGTAGCCGGTGCTGGCTCAGTGAATCCTGATCTTCTACCTGTTGGGGAGGACCACACTCACCCAGAGCACCAAGCTCATATACACTCTGAGCTTGATGCTTTCAGTGGGGCAG AAGCCATGGAGGTCATTCCTCTGTCAGAGCCCGCCAAAGGTCTGGAAGCCCACACTTCTACTGGGTCAGTTCAGAGTGACTCCAAGCTGCTGGTGCCCAAAGAGGACGGCACGGCCCAGCAGATCATGCAGCTGCTCCAGGAGATCCAGAATCCCCAGGGAGCACTAAGATCACCCCACTTCCTCGGGGAAAACCCCTGCATCCCTTTCTTCTACCGGCCTGATGAACAGGATGAAGTCAAGATCCTGGTGGTGTGA